A genomic segment from Equus asinus isolate D_3611 breed Donkey chromosome 23, EquAss-T2T_v2, whole genome shotgun sequence encodes:
- the CDKN2B gene encoding cyclin-dependent kinase 4 inhibitor B yields the protein MREEDKGMLGGGGGDAGLATAAARGQVETVRQLLEAGADPNGVNGFGRRPIQVMMMGSVHVAELLLLHGADPNRADPDTLTRPVHDAAREGFLDTLVALHRAGARLDVRDAWGRLPVDLAEERGHREVARYLRAAAGD from the exons ATGCGCGAGGAGGACAAGGGCATGCTCGGTGGTGGCGGCGGCGATGCGGGCCTGGCCACTGCCGCGGCGCGGGGGCAAGTGGAGACGGTGCGGCAGCTCCTGGAAGCCGGTGCGGATCCCAACGGAGTCAACGGCTTCGGGAGGCGCCCGATCCAG GTCATGATGATGGGCAGCGTCCACGTGGCCGAGCTGCTACTGCTCCACGGCGCCGACCCCAACCGCGCGGACCCCGACACCCTCACCCGACCCGTGCACGACGCGGCCCGGGAGGGCTTCCTGGACACGCTGGTGGCGCTGCACCGGGCCGGGGCGCGGCTGGACGTGCGCGACGCCTGGGGCCGCCTGCCCGTGGACCTGGCTGAGGAGCGGGGCCACCGCGAGGTTGCCCGCTATCTGCGCGCGGCCGCGGGAGACTGA